Proteins encoded within one genomic window of Episyrphus balteatus chromosome 1, idEpiBalt1.1, whole genome shotgun sequence:
- the LOC129905149 gene encoding adenosine 5'-monophosphoramidase HINT1, with amino-acid sequence MSEVEKAQAAAGTAANEDTIFGKILRKEIPCKFIHEDEKCVAFHDVNPQAPIHFLVIPRKPIAQLSLAGAEDAELLGHLMIVGKTVAKQLGMEEGFRVVINDGKHGAQSVYHLHLHFIGGRQMQWPPG; translated from the exons ATGTCTGAAGTAGAAAAAGCTCAAGCGGCAGCAGGAACTGCTGCCAATGAGGATACAATATTTGGTAAAATATTGCGCAAAGAAATTCCCTGCAAATTCATCCACGAGGATGAAAAG TGTGTAGCATTTCATGATGTAAATCCCCAAGCTCCAATTCACTTTCTAGTGATTCCAAGGAAACCTATTGCCCAGTTGTCACTTGCTGGTGCTGAAGATGCTGAATTGTTag GTCACCTTATGATTGTAGGTAAAACTGTAGCCAAGCAATTGGGTATGGAAGAAGGTTTTCGTGTTGTCATTAACGATGGTAAGCATGGAGCACAATCTGTGTATCATTTGCATTTGCACTTTATCGGTGGCCGACAAATGCAATGGCCACCTGGCTAA
- the LOC129912541 gene encoding uncharacterized protein LOC129912541, whose protein sequence is MDFRQIPKDDAPLHTAFCIYQSSDQTMTICTDKMLIKAKSKQKDVSWKNLSLSIKYADLIENTPFELWIPEEMENITKIVSPFVTELKINQLQAMRDTSFEKKHQEVSSKFSRSTISASEEEIKDSVSVTNETSESKYEFPFQDCHHVDLSVLRTLVHLNSLTIEILPPKLSCNYHTRYFNFSYLDMQNLARGISELKNLQIFKLRRSRMDSVKLSTILDGLQWISVEYLEFYFCQLNDDCGESLYEYLVSTKSLKHLDLSGNYFKQEVIEYLSKGLQASSSHLEYLCLSNNPFNDESLYVLTKTLESYEYLKVLKLSGIQCSEVGTSGIVKLVKNNSHLVELYIIAVQMNGTGLIDALKKNHTIQQIYCQGCGLTLDEEFKIEVLLKRNQYIKANPYIGDVTKTEEEINAFIMRTKNPIFIKTLKEKKDRTQCSQNRSLKFVDANISKSFIEEEE, encoded by the exons ATGGACTTCAGACAAATACCAAAAGATGATGCTCCTTTGCACACAGCATTTTGTATTTATCAATCATCTGATCAAACAATGACAATTTGTACTGATAAAATGTTAATCAAAGCAAAGTCAAAACAAAAAGATGTCTCCTGGAAGAATTTATCTCTATCAATTAAATATGCTGATTTGATCGAAAATACACCATTTGAACTTTGGATTCCTGAAGAAAtggaaaatattacaaaaatcgTTTCACCTTTTGTTACCGAATTGAAAATTAATCAACTTCAAGCAATGCGTGATACGTCTTTTGAAAAGAAACATCAAGAAGTTTCAAGTAAATTTTCAAGATCAACAATTTCTGCAAGTGAAGAAGAAATTAAGGATTCTGTTTCAGTAACGAACGAAACAAGTGAATCAAAATACGAATTTCCCTTTCAAGATTGCCACCATGTAGACCTTAGTGTCTTGAGAACTCTAGTCCATTTAAACTCGTTAACAATAGAGATTCTGCCACCAAAATTGAGTTGCAACTATCATacaagatatttcaatttttcataccTTGATATGCAGAATTTGGCAAG AGGAATTTCGGAATTaaagaatttacaaattttcaagCTTCGCCGGAGTCGCATGGATAGTGTTAAGCTTTCTACAATCCTCGATGGATTGCAGTGGATATCTGTAGAATACTTggagttttatttttgtcaattaAATGACGATTGTGGAGAATCGTTATATGAATATTTAGTCTCAACAAAATCCCTAAAACATCTAGATCTTTCCGGAAACTATTTTAAACAAGAAGTTATTGAATATCTTTCAAAAGGGCTTCAAGCCAGTTCTTCTCATCTAGAGTACCTATGTTTATCAAATAATCCCTTTAATGATGAAAGTCTCTatgttttaacaaaaacccTAGAATCTTATGAATATTTGAAAGTACTTAAATTATCAGGAATACAATGTTCGGAAGTTGGAACTTCTGGAATTGTTAAGCTGGTGAAAAATAACTCACATTTGGTTGAGTTGTACATAATTGCAGTACAAATGAATGGAACTGGTCTTATTGATGCTTTAAAGAAAAACCATACAATTCAACAAATCTATTGTCAAGGATGTGGTTTGACATTAGACGAGGAATTCAAAATTGAAGTTCTTTTAAAACGTAATCAATACATTAAAGCAAATCCATACATTGGAGATGTGACGAAAACTGAAGAAGAAATTAATGCTTTTATTATGAGAAcaaa AAATCCTATATTCATCAAAACTTTAAAAGAGAAGAAAGATCGAACACAGTGCTCGCAGAATAGATCGCTAAAATTTGTTGATGCAAATATATCAAAATCTtttatagaagaagaagaatga